One Streptomyces sp. NBC_00223 genomic window carries:
- a CDS encoding phosphatidylinositol mannoside acyltransferase, with product MKERLTDSLYGLGWSAVKTLPEPAARALGRTIADLAWRQRGKGVRRLEANLARVLPGADEHRLRELSRAGMRSYLRYWMESFRLPAWSKDRIRDGFDPEDVHHLIDGLASGRGVVLALPHMGNYDLAGAWVTTKLETPFTTVAERLKPETLYDRFVAYREGLGMEVLPHTGGAAFGTLARRLRAGGLVCLVADRDLSTNGVEVEFFGEPTRLPAGPAMLAQQTGALLLPVTLWYDDSPVMRGRVHPPIEVPEGRDRAYRTSVMTQRLADAYASGIAEHPQDWHMLQRLWLADLDPRPGAAGPAEGSGTEKA from the coding sequence GTGAAGGAGCGCCTCACCGACAGCCTGTACGGGCTGGGCTGGAGCGCGGTCAAAACGCTGCCGGAACCGGCCGCCCGGGCCCTCGGCCGGACCATCGCCGACCTGGCGTGGCGGCAGCGCGGCAAGGGAGTCCGCCGCCTGGAGGCGAATCTGGCCCGGGTCCTGCCCGGCGCCGACGAGCACCGGCTGCGCGAGCTGTCCAGGGCGGGCATGCGCTCGTATCTGCGGTACTGGATGGAGTCCTTCCGGCTGCCGGCCTGGAGCAAGGACCGCATCCGCGACGGCTTCGACCCCGAGGACGTGCACCACCTGATCGACGGGCTCGCCTCGGGCCGCGGGGTCGTGCTGGCCCTGCCGCACATGGGCAACTACGACCTGGCCGGGGCCTGGGTCACCACCAAGCTGGAGACACCCTTCACCACGGTCGCCGAGCGGCTCAAGCCCGAGACGCTCTACGACCGGTTCGTCGCCTACCGCGAGGGCCTGGGCATGGAGGTGCTGCCGCACACCGGCGGCGCCGCCTTCGGCACCCTGGCCAGGAGACTGCGGGCCGGCGGCCTGGTCTGCCTGGTCGCCGACCGCGACCTGTCCACCAATGGCGTCGAGGTCGAGTTCTTCGGCGAGCCCACCCGGTTGCCCGCCGGACCCGCGATGCTCGCCCAGCAGACCGGCGCGCTGCTGCTGCCGGTCACCCTCTGGTACGACGACTCGCCCGTCATGCGCGGCCGGGTCCACCCCCCGATCGAGGTCCCCGAGGGCCGCGACCGCGCCTACCGCACGAGCGTGATGACGCAGCGGCTCGCCGACGCGTACGCCTCCGGTATCGCCGAGCACCCGCAGGACTGGCACATGCTGCAACGGCTGTGGCTGGCCGACCTCGACCCCCGGCCAGGCGCCGCGGGCCCGGCCGAAGGCTCCGGAACGGAGAAAGCGTGA
- the pgsA gene encoding phosphatidylinositol phosphate synthase, with the protein MLNKYARAFFTRVLTPFATFLLRKGVSPDTVTLIGTGGVVAGALVFYPRGEFFWGTVTITLFVFSDLVDGNMARQAGVSSRWGAFLDSTLDRVADAGIFGGLAMWYAGSGGNLALCAVSIFCLASGQVVSYTKARGEAIGLPVNVNGLVERAERLVITLVLCGFSGLHKFGVPAIQWLLPIALWVVAAGSLVTLIQRVVTVRRESAEADAAAASHAVADHGSGA; encoded by the coding sequence ATGCTGAACAAGTACGCGCGTGCGTTCTTCACGCGTGTTCTCACGCCGTTCGCCACTTTTCTCCTGCGCAAGGGGGTCAGCCCCGACACGGTGACCCTGATCGGCACCGGGGGTGTCGTGGCCGGGGCTCTGGTCTTCTATCCCAGAGGAGAGTTCTTCTGGGGCACCGTGACCATCACGCTGTTCGTCTTCTCCGACCTGGTCGACGGCAACATGGCCCGGCAGGCGGGGGTCTCCAGCCGCTGGGGCGCCTTCCTGGACTCCACCCTCGACCGCGTCGCCGACGCGGGCATCTTCGGCGGCCTGGCCATGTGGTACGCGGGCAGCGGCGGCAATCTCGCGCTGTGCGCGGTGTCGATCTTCTGCCTGGCCAGCGGCCAGGTGGTCTCCTACACCAAGGCCCGCGGCGAGGCGATCGGACTGCCGGTCAATGTCAACGGGCTGGTCGAGCGCGCCGAGCGGCTGGTGATCACGCTGGTGCTGTGCGGCTTCTCCGGTCTGCACAAGTTCGGCGTGCCCGCCATCCAGTGGCTGCTGCCGATCGCGCTGTGGGTGGTGGCGGCGGGCAGCCTGGTCACCCTGATCCAGCGGGTGGTGACGGTACGGCGCGAGTCCGCCGAGGCCGACGCGGCCGCCGCGTCGCACGCCGTCGCCGACCACGGGAGCGGCGCGTGA
- a CDS encoding HIT family protein, which produces MLIGMTSEPEQQIGAGVPDAFQRLWTPHRMAYIQGENKPTGPGAGDGCPFCTIPAESDEDGLVIRRGEHVYVVLNLYPYNSGHLMVVPYRHVADYTELDADETAELAELTKQAMTALRAASGAQGFNIGMNQGAVAGAGIAAHLHQHVVPRWGGDVNFMPVVGNTKVLPQLLADTRKMLADAWPA; this is translated from the coding sequence ATGCTGATCGGCATGACGAGTGAGCCGGAGCAGCAGATCGGGGCGGGGGTGCCGGACGCTTTCCAGCGGCTCTGGACCCCGCATCGCATGGCGTACATCCAGGGCGAGAACAAGCCCACAGGACCCGGTGCCGGCGACGGATGTCCGTTCTGCACGATCCCCGCCGAGTCCGACGAGGACGGCCTCGTCATAAGGCGCGGGGAGCATGTGTACGTGGTGCTCAACCTGTACCCGTACAACAGCGGGCACCTCATGGTGGTGCCGTACCGGCATGTCGCCGACTACACCGAGCTGGACGCGGACGAGACCGCCGAGCTGGCCGAGCTGACCAAGCAGGCCATGACCGCGCTGCGGGCGGCTTCGGGCGCGCAGGGCTTCAACATCGGGATGAACCAGGGCGCGGTGGCCGGGGCCGGGATCGCCGCGCATCTGCACCAGCACGTGGTGCCGCGCTGGGGCGGCGACGTCAACTTCATGCCGGTGGTGGGCAATACGAAGGTGCTGCCGCAGTTGCTCGCGGACACCCGCAAGATGCTCGCGGACGCCTGGCCGGCCTGA